Proteins from a single region of Nitrospirota bacterium:
- a CDS encoding metallophosphoesterase, with the protein MTISRRTFLQKTLLAGATLVLSPGIASLISPRQLVAAPFDPFTFVMIGDSHLMGNKNPRLKIRLEAAIREINALDPQPDFVIYMGDAVHDGTPGQFQYFAETISQIKPKIYFVPGEHDWYLDMGETYRSSFIKGDVPYSFNHKGHHIVVLNGILLNDFWTSRKLTPEQRMEIAGTLNNPRQGPFRLGQEQMAWLEKDLSQIDRATPLLVFSHTPLYHYYRPWNFWVDDAAEAQGLFKSFEAVALFHGHVHHIVQNQIEQLRFYSNLSTAWPYPYPETGVPQGSPKMPRPSPANFYDGLGWSRNEAGKGNVVHRDILWTLTPPSF; encoded by the coding sequence ATGACGATCAGCCGAAGAACCTTTTTACAAAAAACGCTTCTGGCGGGAGCGACGCTGGTTTTGTCGCCGGGGATCGCCTCGCTGATAAGTCCTCGCCAGCTCGTTGCTGCCCCGTTTGACCCTTTCACGTTTGTGATGATCGGGGACAGTCATCTCATGGGCAACAAAAATCCGAGACTCAAAATCCGGCTGGAGGCCGCTATCAGAGAAATAAACGCTCTGGACCCTCAACCCGATTTTGTCATTTATATGGGCGACGCCGTTCATGACGGGACTCCCGGACAGTTTCAATATTTTGCCGAAACGATTTCTCAAATCAAACCCAAAATTTATTTCGTTCCGGGAGAACATGACTGGTATCTCGATATGGGAGAAACCTATCGATCGAGCTTCATTAAAGGAGATGTGCCCTACTCTTTTAATCATAAAGGACACCATATCGTCGTTCTTAACGGGATTCTTCTGAATGATTTCTGGACAAGCCGAAAATTAACGCCTGAACAACGGATGGAGATCGCCGGGACATTAAATAATCCGCGCCAGGGCCCGTTTCGATTAGGGCAGGAACAAATGGCCTGGTTGGAAAAAGATCTGTCCCAAATTGACCGTGCGACCCCTCTTTTGGTGTTTAGTCACACGCCGCTCTATCATTATTACCGTCCCTGGAATTTCTGGGTTGATGACGCCGCGGAGGCTCAAGGGCTATTCAAATCCTTTGAGGCGGTTGCCCTTTTTCATGGACATGTTCATCATATTGTTCAAAATCAAATCGAGCAACTCCGGTTTTATTCGAATCTTTCGACCGCCTGGCCTTATCCCTATCCTGAAACCGGCGTGCCTCAGGGGAGCCCAAAAATGCCCCGCCCAAGTCCTGCTAACTTTTATGACGGTTTAGGCTGGTCTCGGAACGAGGCGGGCAAAGGAAACGTCGTCCATCGGGACATCTTATGGACTTTAACGCCACCCTCTTTTTGA
- a CDS encoding NnrS family protein, which produces MAECCPGCRHLVIPFFSNAVLKNYRVVQPLSILWVLLAGLFLRGLLEGMGMRRFFWIPDLVLLFFASYLSFVWGFWKSVETKILLMLHLSFAWFSIALILDLLQNLIFLWSHGTRLILGLAPLHALTIGFFSSMVIGISIRVTLGHSGRPVGADRTTWRLFCVFQTASILRVLADFFPSGSLLSRGGYESSALLWIGAFTFWLIKYGPLFWRPALTDQ; this is translated from the coding sequence TTGGCTGAATGTTGCCCGGGTTGTCGGCATCTGGTTATCCCGTTTTTTTCCAATGCTGTTTTAAAGAACTATCGGGTGGTTCAACCCCTGTCAATTCTCTGGGTTTTGCTGGCAGGACTCTTTCTTCGCGGACTGTTGGAAGGGATGGGGATGCGGAGATTTTTCTGGATTCCGGATCTTGTCCTCCTCTTTTTTGCTTCTTATCTTTCTTTTGTCTGGGGGTTTTGGAAAAGTGTTGAAACAAAAATACTTTTAATGCTCCACCTTTCCTTTGCCTGGTTTTCCATTGCGCTAATCCTGGATCTCCTCCAGAACCTGATCTTTCTTTGGAGTCATGGAACGCGGTTAATTCTCGGCCTGGCGCCGTTACATGCTCTGACAATCGGATTCTTTTCAAGCATGGTGATCGGAATATCGATACGAGTTACCTTGGGTCATTCCGGAAGGCCTGTGGGTGCTGACAGGACAACGTGGAGGCTCTTTTGTGTTTTCCAAACCGCTTCCATTTTACGAGTCCTTGCCGATTTTTTCCCGTCCGGCAGCCTTTTGTCTAGAGGAGGATATGAGAGTTCAGCCCTCCTCTGGATCGGGGCTTTCACCTTCTGGCTTATAAAATATGGCCCTCTCTTCTGGCGCCCTGCCCTTACAGATCAATAA
- a CDS encoding M3 family oligoendopeptidase yields the protein MMENLFSGAKGVQWDLTDLYFGIEDPKIRLDLDELSEKAKTFEKKFKGMIHSSHLTLTTLEEMLRFLENLFDKLEKVTAHAHLIFSGDSSQQENGKHLQYVSEKRTAIKNHLIFFELEWAELPDAEADRLLKAPSIVRYRHYLSRERIYRPHRLAEGEEKIVALKTNTGAGAFSRLFDEILNQIRFEFDFKGEKTFLSEQEILGVLYDSDREKRKAAARGLTEGLKKNSHLLTYIFNLIAADHALDDQLRSFGDPMASRHLSNEIEPEAVYALMESAEKNISMVHRYYHLKKRLMNVEGLYDYDRYAPLFQSARQVEWKEAREIVLSSFHAFSPEMGKIARMFFDKKWIDAEIRPGKQGGAFSHGVVPSHHPYILMNYTGNLRDVMTLAHELGHGVHQYLSRSQGYFHMDTPLTMAETASVFAEMLVFHQLKEKETNPIEKLFLISSKCEEAFSTLFRQIVLTRFEEKFHHKRRDQGEMSKEQLNRIWLEVNRPMFGDSLHLTEDYGWWWLYISHFIHSPFYCYAYAFGELLVLSLYRSYLEEKKPFVSKYLKLLESGGSQSPRELLAEFNVDLSQETFWEGGLDLLNQMIKEAEVIAEQGI from the coding sequence ATGATGGAAAATTTGTTTTCTGGAGCCAAAGGAGTTCAGTGGGATCTGACCGATCTTTATTTTGGCATTGAAGATCCAAAAATCAGACTGGATTTGGACGAGTTGTCGGAAAAAGCCAAAACCTTTGAAAAAAAATTTAAAGGGATGATTCATTCAAGTCATCTTACCCTGACGACTCTTGAAGAGATGCTGCGGTTTTTGGAAAACCTGTTCGACAAACTGGAAAAAGTTACGGCCCATGCCCACCTTATTTTTTCGGGGGACTCCTCACAACAGGAAAACGGAAAACATCTCCAATATGTCAGCGAAAAACGGACTGCAATAAAAAACCACCTTATTTTTTTCGAGTTGGAATGGGCCGAACTTCCTGATGCCGAGGCTGACAGGCTCTTAAAGGCGCCGTCCATAGTCCGGTATCGTCATTATTTATCGAGGGAAAGAATCTATCGTCCTCATCGATTGGCCGAGGGTGAAGAAAAAATCGTTGCGTTAAAAACCAACACCGGCGCGGGAGCCTTTTCAAGACTTTTTGACGAAATCTTAAATCAGATCCGGTTTGAATTCGACTTTAAGGGCGAGAAGACCTTCCTGTCTGAGCAGGAAATTCTCGGAGTTTTGTACGATTCGGACCGGGAGAAAAGAAAAGCCGCGGCAAGGGGTTTAACGGAAGGATTGAAAAAAAACAGCCATTTGCTGACCTATATTTTTAACCTGATTGCGGCAGATCATGCCCTTGATGACCAACTTCGTTCTTTTGGCGATCCTATGGCTTCGAGACACCTTTCCAACGAAATTGAGCCGGAAGCCGTGTATGCCTTGATGGAATCCGCAGAAAAAAATATTTCAATGGTACATCGTTATTATCATTTAAAAAAGCGATTGATGAACGTAGAGGGTTTATATGATTACGACCGGTACGCCCCTCTTTTTCAAAGCGCCAGACAGGTGGAATGGAAAGAGGCCCGTGAGATTGTTCTTTCTTCCTTTCATGCATTTTCTCCCGAGATGGGGAAAATTGCCCGGATGTTTTTTGATAAAAAATGGATTGACGCAGAGATAAGGCCGGGAAAGCAGGGAGGCGCTTTCAGCCACGGCGTTGTGCCGTCGCATCACCCTTATATTCTAATGAATTACACCGGAAACTTAAGAGACGTCATGACGCTCGCGCATGAATTGGGTCACGGAGTCCATCAATACTTATCCCGGTCGCAAGGCTATTTTCATATGGACACTCCTTTGACGATGGCGGAAACGGCAAGCGTTTTTGCGGAGATGCTGGTTTTCCATCAGTTGAAGGAAAAAGAAACCAATCCAATTGAAAAGCTTTTTCTCATTAGCTCCAAGTGCGAAGAGGCGTTTTCGACGCTTTTCAGGCAGATTGTTTTGACCCGGTTTGAAGAGAAATTTCACCACAAACGAAGAGACCAGGGAGAAATGTCAAAGGAGCAACTCAACCGGATATGGCTGGAGGTCAACCGTCCGATGTTTGGCGATTCTCTTCATTTAACAGAAGACTATGGCTGGTGGTGGCTGTATATTTCTCATTTTATCCACAGCCCTTTTTACTGTTATGCCTATGCTTTTGGAGAACTCCTTGTGCTTTCTCTTTATCGGTCCTATCTTGAAGAAAAAAAACCGTTTGTGTCGAAATATTTAAAACTACTTGAATCCGGAGGATCTCAAAGTCCCCGGGAGCTGTTAGCGGAATTTAATGTCGACCTGTCTCAAGAAACGTTTTGGGAAGGCGGTTTGGATCTTTTAAATCAAATGATCAAAGAGGCAGAAGTCATTGCGGAACAAGGGATATGA
- the priA gene encoding primosomal protein N', with the protein MIVFIQGSCYNFSMSHSYADIAVPKPVDQIFQYQIPAHLLDQVEVGQRVKIPFGRQVIHGYIVGLSHQASVEKIKSILEVLDKTPGINSELLSLSQWISSYYLSFPGMTLKMILSPQMVKHKTVRSYLLNIPFNQLEEEISKLKKAPRQADVLQLFLQNKTHSWDKSWGNATACKNLVLKNLLVEINEEVIRDPYGNSLTGSPVPELTREQDQVVKKIKTALDQGQFQPFLLYGVTGSGKTEVYLRALDHTIRQGKEGLMVVPEISLTPQIIQQVKGRFGARVAVIHSGLSAGERADAWKRIQNREVSIVVGVRSSIFAPFSRLGLIIIDEEHDSAYKQDNEVKYHARDTALVRAKQIGAVILLGSATPSFESYYNSQSGKSEALYLTRRIGERSLPVVTLINLKELLPVLKNGGISHPLHQAIQTRLDKKEQVLLFLNRRGFSPFLLCYDCGFSLKCRYCSVSLTFHKKSGNFHCHYCDYFTSPIPVCPACHGTKLAYLGQGTEKIEEELNQLYPSARVKRMDRDTTSKKFSHDHILNEMREQKIDILVGTQMITKGHDLPHITLVGVLCADTILNFPDFRSAERTFQTLTQVAGRAGRGDLAGEVYIQTYNPEHYSIAFAKEQDYLGFYQKELLFRKELNYPPFSRLVSFLWSGPNEKKVEEKAREIADFVTRLKSPFIEMLGPAPAPLLRLKGKYRWRCLMKGKEVKKIQALSREIIKKWNQIKKEGVRLDIDVDPQNLL; encoded by the coding sequence GTGATTGTATTCATCCAGGGGTCTTGCTACAATTTTTCCATGAGTCATTCCTATGCTGATATTGCAGTTCCAAAACCGGTCGATCAAATTTTCCAATATCAGATTCCCGCTCATTTGTTAGACCAGGTTGAGGTGGGTCAGCGGGTTAAAATACCCTTCGGCAGGCAGGTCATTCACGGTTACATCGTCGGTCTCAGCCATCAGGCGTCTGTAGAAAAAATCAAATCGATCCTGGAAGTTTTAGATAAAACCCCGGGAATTAATTCGGAATTACTTTCGCTTTCTCAATGGATATCATCTTATTATCTTTCTTTTCCCGGGATGACCTTGAAAATGATTCTTTCTCCTCAAATGGTGAAACATAAAACCGTCCGGTCCTATTTGTTGAATATTCCTTTTAATCAACTGGAAGAAGAAATATCAAAGCTAAAAAAAGCTCCCCGGCAGGCTGATGTCCTCCAGTTATTTTTACAAAATAAGACCCATTCCTGGGATAAATCATGGGGAAACGCCACGGCATGTAAAAACCTCGTGTTGAAAAATCTTCTTGTGGAGATTAATGAGGAGGTCATTAGAGATCCCTACGGGAACTCTTTAACAGGCTCCCCTGTTCCTGAGTTAACCCGGGAGCAGGATCAGGTTGTTAAGAAAATAAAAACGGCGCTGGATCAGGGTCAATTTCAGCCGTTTCTTCTCTACGGAGTAACCGGAAGCGGTAAAACCGAGGTTTATTTAAGAGCTCTGGACCATACGATAAGGCAGGGAAAAGAAGGTCTTATGGTCGTCCCGGAAATTTCCCTGACCCCGCAAATCATTCAACAGGTCAAAGGAAGATTCGGAGCCCGCGTAGCGGTGATCCATAGCGGGCTTTCCGCCGGAGAAAGAGCCGATGCGTGGAAACGGATTCAAAATCGGGAAGTTTCGATTGTCGTGGGCGTCCGCTCGTCCATTTTCGCTCCCTTTTCCCGCCTGGGTTTGATCATTATTGATGAAGAACACGATTCTGCGTATAAACAGGATAATGAGGTTAAATACCATGCCCGCGATACGGCGCTGGTCAGGGCCAAACAAATCGGGGCCGTCATTCTTCTGGGTTCTGCAACCCCTTCTTTCGAATCCTATTACAACAGTCAGAGCGGAAAATCGGAGGCTCTTTATTTAACCCGCCGGATTGGCGAAAGATCTCTTCCCGTTGTGACCTTGATTAATTTGAAGGAATTGCTTCCGGTCCTTAAAAATGGAGGAATATCTCACCCCCTTCACCAGGCCATCCAGACAAGGCTTGATAAAAAAGAACAGGTTTTGTTGTTTTTGAACCGGCGGGGATTTTCCCCATTTTTACTCTGTTATGATTGCGGTTTCAGTCTCAAATGCCGTTACTGCAGCGTTTCTCTGACTTTCCATAAAAAATCAGGTAATTTCCATTGTCATTACTGTGATTATTTCACCTCTCCCATTCCGGTTTGCCCGGCATGTCATGGTACAAAACTGGCTTATTTGGGTCAGGGCACGGAGAAAATCGAGGAAGAGCTCAATCAACTTTATCCGTCAGCCCGCGTAAAAAGAATGGACCGCGATACCACGTCAAAAAAGTTTTCACATGATCATATTTTAAATGAAATGAGAGAGCAAAAAATCGATATCCTTGTCGGTACGCAAATGATAACCAAGGGGCACGACCTTCCCCACATTACTTTGGTTGGCGTCCTTTGTGCGGATACGATCCTCAATTTTCCTGATTTCAGATCAGCCGAAAGAACCTTTCAAACCTTAACGCAGGTGGCCGGAAGGGCTGGAAGAGGAGACCTGGCGGGTGAAGTCTATATTCAAACCTACAATCCAGAACATTACAGCATTGCTTTCGCGAAGGAACAGGATTACCTGGGTTTTTATCAAAAAGAACTTCTGTTTAGAAAGGAATTAAACTATCCTCCCTTTTCACGTTTGGTTTCATTTTTATGGAGTGGTCCGAATGAAAAAAAGGTGGAAGAAAAAGCCAGGGAAATTGCCGATTTTGTAACGCGCCTTAAAAGCCCTTTCATAGAGATGTTGGGCCCGGCTCCGGCTCCTTTACTTAGATTAAAAGGCAAATATCGATGGAGATGCCTGATGAAGGGGAAGGAGGTTAAAAAAATACAGGCTTTATCGAGGGAGATTATAAAAAAATGGAATCAAATTAAAAAAGAAGGGGTACGCCTCGACATCGATGTCGACCCTCAAAACCTCCTTTGA
- a CDS encoding c-type cytochrome produces MRFKKKQSVLTVVTQTLFFGFFIFNFFLEPSFADTSSQNASFMRGKAVYERYCIGCHGVQGNGRGAYAAGLNPPPRDFTAGIFKWTGGQAGSLPSDTDLLMTITEGTHGTAMPSWQALREADRLDVIQYIKSFSNRFKEEVLSPELFIYPAPPITQSAVEEGKLLFEKMGCSTCHGVNGRGDGPSSHTLIDDWGNPILPANFSKGIFKTGQENWKIYRSVTNGVGGTPMPSFSEQLKPTEIWAVVYYIRSLKE; encoded by the coding sequence ATGCGTTTTAAAAAAAAGCAATCGGTTTTAACGGTCGTAACCCAAACCCTTTTTTTTGGTTTTTTCATTTTTAATTTTTTTCTGGAACCCTCCTTTGCGGACACCTCGTCCCAAAATGCTTCTTTTATGAGAGGAAAGGCCGTTTATGAACGTTATTGTATCGGCTGTCATGGCGTTCAGGGGAACGGAAGAGGAGCCTACGCCGCAGGGTTAAATCCACCTCCTCGTGATTTCACGGCGGGAATTTTTAAATGGACCGGCGGACAGGCAGGCTCACTCCCTTCCGATACCGACCTTCTCATGACCATCACCGAAGGAACACACGGAACAGCCATGCCCTCCTGGCAGGCTTTAAGAGAAGCCGATAGGCTCGATGTCATTCAATATATAAAGTCTTTTTCAAACCGTTTTAAAGAGGAAGTGCTCTCACCAGAGCTTTTCATCTACCCTGCACCCCCTATCACTCAGTCCGCCGTTGAAGAAGGAAAGTTGCTATTTGAAAAGATGGGATGTTCAACCTGTCATGGCGTAAATGGACGAGGGGATGGACCGAGTTCCCATACGTTAATAGATGACTGGGGAAACCCCATTCTTCCTGCCAATTTTTCTAAAGGGATATTTAAAACCGGCCAGGAAAATTGGAAAATTTACCGTTCGGTAACGAACGGCGTTGGCGGGACACCCATGCCCTCATTTTCAGAACAATTAAAACCGACGGAGATATGGGCCGTGGTTTATTATATCCGTTCACTAAAAGAGTAG
- a CDS encoding HAMP domain-containing protein, whose protein sequence is MIKKFIFSSIRIKFCILVAVLLIVLNTLNTLFVIQEEEKMIRSGMESKARAIAMSLSVSGAKVVIENLFLIQESLSNFSRLPDVSEILFIDDNGMVSAAENTSRIGEDLTADPFFLRTFTEKKEMLTYYQDKKGYGMLAILEPMFLEGKVHGWIRLDLSMKETQEKIRMVSIKLTLLAILFIIAGTAFTFVFSRKIISGLKILVDRFKKMAEGDFSQKLRIQSEDELGEVARSYNVLVDQMSHVFQKLQKATLKLSSISQEINQGSILIEKGAENTLASSSETGQFLDTLNASVKQVEKEIQQLTLGIEKNATSLIEVGQTTQVVAENMETLSASIHQTIDSIALISTSVKEVNHNTDVLSKAAVSTAEETQLLDKIIKELSQNTETTRAIFDQSLVYAQKGVEDVLSTKEGIEKIKDFGIETNKVMQNLGDKAEKIGLILTVISNIAQETNLLALNAAIISSQAGEHGKGFSVVANEIKDLADRTVVSTQEIKELIQGLQEESNHAVNLVKKGNQIIDEGGIRATLASDGLNNIIRSAQESFKMVNEISAAVKNQATASNRISNETNKIANEAVRILGISQQQAKEAEQVYKASEQMREISHQVKGFTEENSKETRHVIENTEETRKMINFIKVAVTELSKGSTVILNAAQNIQKIASDNMNMVKNRESLAKDLSSQSEDLTRLTSGFKIYHSKVPESEISTTSIKKEGPWT, encoded by the coding sequence ATGATTAAAAAATTTATTTTTTCTTCAATTCGAATAAAATTTTGCATCCTGGTGGCGGTTCTGCTCATTGTCTTGAACACCCTAAACACTCTCTTTGTCATTCAGGAAGAAGAAAAAATGATTCGTTCCGGCATGGAGTCGAAAGCCAGAGCCATTGCCATGAGTTTGTCCGTTTCCGGCGCGAAAGTGGTCATTGAAAATCTTTTTTTGATTCAAGAATCTCTTTCGAATTTTTCCCGTCTGCCGGATGTTTCAGAAATTTTATTTATTGACGATAATGGTATGGTGAGCGCCGCGGAAAATACCTCCCGAATCGGCGAGGATTTGACCGCTGACCCTTTTTTCCTGCGGACGTTCACTGAGAAAAAAGAAATGTTAACCTACTATCAAGATAAAAAAGGGTATGGAATGCTGGCCATTCTCGAACCGATGTTCCTGGAAGGCAAAGTCCATGGCTGGATACGCCTGGATCTCTCGATGAAAGAAACGCAGGAAAAAATCAGAATGGTTTCAATTAAACTCACTCTTCTGGCCATTTTATTTATCATTGCGGGAACAGCATTTACCTTTGTTTTCAGCCGTAAAATCATCTCCGGCCTCAAGATTCTCGTTGACCGTTTTAAGAAAATGGCCGAAGGAGACTTCAGTCAAAAACTTAGAATCCAGTCTGAGGACGAGTTAGGAGAGGTCGCCCGATCTTATAATGTGCTGGTGGATCAAATGAGCCATGTATTTCAAAAGCTCCAAAAAGCGACTCTTAAACTTTCTTCCATCTCTCAGGAAATCAACCAGGGGTCCATCCTCATTGAAAAGGGAGCGGAAAATACATTAGCCAGCTCTTCCGAGACCGGCCAGTTTCTCGACACCCTGAATGCCTCTGTCAAACAGGTTGAAAAAGAAATTCAACAACTCACCCTCGGAATAGAAAAAAATGCGACCTCGCTCATTGAAGTGGGTCAGACAACGCAGGTCGTCGCGGAAAATATGGAAACTCTTTCGGCCTCGATTCACCAAACAATTGACTCGATTGCTCTTATTTCAACAAGTGTTAAAGAAGTTAATCACAACACCGACGTTTTATCCAAAGCGGCCGTAAGCACCGCTGAAGAAACCCAGTTATTAGATAAAATCATAAAGGAATTAAGCCAAAATACTGAAACGACCCGGGCGATTTTCGACCAGTCGCTTGTTTATGCCCAAAAAGGGGTCGAAGATGTTTTATCGACTAAAGAGGGAATTGAAAAAATAAAGGACTTTGGTATCGAGACCAACAAAGTCATGCAAAACCTGGGAGACAAAGCCGAAAAAATCGGGCTTATTTTAACCGTGATTAGTAATATCGCGCAAGAAACCAACCTTTTGGCCCTTAATGCCGCAATTATTTCTTCCCAGGCAGGAGAACATGGAAAAGGCTTTAGCGTCGTGGCCAATGAAATAAAAGACCTGGCAGATCGAACTGTGGTCTCAACGCAGGAAATCAAAGAGTTAATTCAGGGTCTGCAAGAGGAGTCAAATCATGCGGTTAATCTCGTCAAAAAAGGAAATCAAATTATCGATGAGGGGGGCATACGGGCGACTCTGGCCTCCGATGGCTTAAACAACATTATCAGGAGCGCTCAAGAATCTTTCAAAATGGTCAACGAAATCAGCGCCGCCGTCAAAAATCAGGCTACGGCCAGCAACCGCATCTCCAATGAAACGAATAAAATCGCCAACGAAGCCGTGAGGATTCTCGGAATTTCCCAACAACAGGCCAAAGAAGCTGAACAAGTTTATAAAGCCTCCGAACAGATGAGGGAAATCAGTCATCAGGTTAAAGGGTTTACCGAGGAAAATTCAAAGGAAACGCGTCATGTCATCGAGAATACAGAAGAAACCCGGAAAATGATTAATTTCATCAAAGTTGCGGTCACCGAGTTAAGCAAGGGGAGCACGGTAATTTTAAACGCGGCACAAAACATTCAGAAAATCGCGTCCGACAATATGAACATGGTAAAAAATCGGGAAAGTTTAGCTAAAGACCTTTCCAGTCAATCTGAGGATTTAACCCGCTTAACGTCTGGTTTCAAAATCTATCATTCCAAGGTTCCGGAGTCCGAAATCTCCACGACCTCCATTAAAAAAGAGGGTCCCTGGACCTGA
- a CDS encoding urate hydroxylase PuuD translates to MTTPTLELLMRWGHFLAGITWIGILYYFNFIQGAFLKAVTPETKAEAFKHLVPRALLWFRYSALATWLFGAAILGSRGILGDAFMLKGSSAIIGMGAWLGTIMFLNVWLIIWPNQKKVLGIVAAAAQEKTRAGRVAFLASRTNTMLSIPMLFFMGSSSHGASLFF, encoded by the coding sequence ATGACGACACCTACCCTGGAACTTTTAATGCGTTGGGGCCATTTTCTTGCCGGCATTACCTGGATCGGAATTTTATACTACTTCAATTTTATTCAAGGGGCCTTTTTAAAAGCCGTTACGCCAGAGACTAAAGCCGAGGCGTTTAAACATCTTGTTCCGAGAGCTTTGCTCTGGTTCCGTTACTCAGCCCTGGCCACATGGCTGTTTGGGGCAGCTATTTTGGGCAGCCGGGGCATTTTGGGAGACGCCTTTATGCTAAAAGGATCTTCAGCGATTATCGGAATGGGAGCCTGGCTGGGAACCATCATGTTCCTGAACGTTTGGTTGATTATTTGGCCGAACCAAAAGAAAGTGTTAGGAATTGTGGCAGCGGCCGCTCAAGAAAAAACCCGTGCCGGCAGAGTGGCGTTTCTTGCGTCAAGAACCAACACCATGCTTTCTATCCCCATGCTCTTTTTCATGGGCAGTTCAAGTCATGGGGCTTCATTGTTCTTTTAA
- a CDS encoding cytochrome C, producing the protein MKKINLVTAVIVALCWVSFFPARGEETVQRKNAQGEVHREDLVRKEIKSIQAAVAKGEKLWFDRNLGTNGMSCNMCHPNAAATHPETFPKFKSQLGAVVSARQFINWCVVIPLQGNGFELGGAEITALEAYMVSQNKGQALEAGVPSP; encoded by the coding sequence ATGAAAAAAATTAACCTGGTCACAGCGGTCATCGTCGCGCTGTGTTGGGTCTCCTTTTTTCCGGCAAGGGGCGAAGAGACGGTGCAGCGAAAAAACGCACAGGGAGAAGTTCATCGGGAAGACCTGGTCAGAAAGGAGATTAAATCGATACAGGCGGCTGTCGCGAAGGGAGAAAAGCTTTGGTTCGACCGAAACCTCGGAACAAACGGGATGTCATGTAACATGTGCCATCCGAACGCCGCGGCAACCCATCCCGAAACGTTCCCTAAATTTAAATCTCAGTTAGGTGCGGTGGTTTCGGCCCGGCAGTTTATCAACTGGTGTGTGGTTATTCCCCTTCAAGGAAATGGATTTGAATTAGGAGGAGCGGAAATAACCGCATTGGAAGCTTATATGGTGTCACAAAACAAGGGGCAGGCATTGGAAGCCGGAGTCCCCTCTCCTTAA
- a CDS encoding ComF family protein gives MKLTQLVTIFLEIFFPAHCHHCRSPLRHGSVPFFCDACWSTIRPLGGPFCPQCGKSFVSASALSFSPTHRCGDCRKTRPQYDSLITPYSFEGVLSEAISLLKYQKKTALIPPLSRLAFPFLTDLSRIDFILPVPLHSTRLKAREFNQSLLLAETAGRLLRKPLEIHLLKKNTPTDPQMKLSQADRKGNLKNSFTLANPGHVKGKTILVVDDVFTTGATLNECAKVLKKGGCRKVVGFALARTLLRSRDPLF, from the coding sequence ATGAAGCTGACTCAACTGGTTACAATTTTTTTAGAGATTTTTTTCCCCGCGCACTGTCATCATTGCCGTTCTCCTTTAAGGCACGGGTCGGTTCCATTTTTCTGCGATGCCTGCTGGTCAACGATCCGACCTTTAGGGGGCCCCTTCTGTCCTCAATGCGGAAAATCCTTTGTGTCTGCTTCGGCGCTGTCTTTCAGTCCTACCCATCGATGCGGGGACTGCCGAAAAACCAGGCCGCAGTACGACAGTCTAATTACGCCGTATTCTTTTGAGGGAGTCCTTTCAGAGGCGATTTCCCTTTTAAAATACCAAAAAAAAACCGCGCTGATTCCTCCTTTGAGCCGCCTTGCCTTTCCATTTTTAACCGACCTTTCCAGGATTGATTTCATTCTTCCTGTTCCCCTGCATTCCACCCGCTTAAAAGCGAGAGAATTTAATCAATCTCTGCTTCTTGCAGAAACCGCCGGACGTTTGCTGAGAAAACCGTTAGAAATTCATCTTTTAAAGAAAAACACCCCGACCGACCCCCAGATGAAGTTGAGTCAGGCCGACCGGAAAGGAAATTTAAAAAACTCTTTCACCCTGGCGAACCCTGGTCATGTTAAAGGAAAAACGATTCTGGTGGTTGACGATGTCTTTACAACAGGCGCGACACTCAACGAATGCGCTAAGGTATTGAAGAAAGGAGGATGCCGGAAAGTGGTTGGTTTTGCGCTGGCGCGGACCCTGCTCAGGTCCAGGGACCCTCTTTTTTAA